From a single Aquarana catesbeiana isolate 2022-GZ linkage group LG09, ASM4218655v1, whole genome shotgun sequence genomic region:
- the LG09HXorf65 gene encoding uncharacterized protein CXorf65 homolog gives MFIYIIHGDNQQFLVNIHCRVIHLLHLLRGRVHLPHTDVIDLCDESGRLNFLFLITNYNDRAEKYLTPGGAYYVCKVEKGEPGTTSEKCYKQITVMLSNPDPKITDFLKVQCKSIEKSRQERLKTRKAKFLAAHN, from the exons ATGTTCATCTACATCATCCATGGAG ATAATCAGCAATTTCTGGTCAATATTCATTGCCGGGTGATCCACCTATTACATCTCCTCCGGGGGAGGGTACACCTACCCCACACAG ACGTCATTGATCTGTGTGATGAAAGCGGACgtctaaattttctttttttgatcaCAAATTACAACGATCGTGCTGAAAAATATCTGACTCCAGGCGGGGCGTATTACGTGTGTAAGGTGGAGAAGGGGGAGCCAG GGACCACAAGTGAAAAATGCTACAAACAGATCACTGTCATGTTATCCAACCCGGACCCCAAGATCACAG ACTTTCTGAAGGTCCAGTGCAAGTCCATAGAGAAAAGTCGTCAGGAGCGTCTCAAGACCCGCAAGGCCAAGTTTTTGGCAGCTCACAACTGA